In Pseudoalteromonas shioyasakiensis, one DNA window encodes the following:
- a CDS encoding patatin-like phospholipase family protein, whose product MKSQTIAAVEPQTKTALIAEGGGQRGIFTAGVLDAWLENNYDPFDLFIGTSAGSQNLTSYLARQKGYAKRLIRGLSRHKRFFQLGRGLFGKSIVDLDWYFDKTKEVNRALDFKTATQSLGNRELLITTTNAADRKPYYLSPNGEDTQWLALLKASSALPFLYKDGVNLTPWLTTKAANDAIIQSSNSDLVHDMYLDGGLAAPLPVKEAYNRGARDIVVIRTVDEKFQVQSEWVNKLKSLVCVSGYCPKTIDYLIQHEQAYQDELDFIANPPSDARITQIFAGDKLRSKVLGSTDYDLRYDHKLGLAAGRAFLQQQLLN is encoded by the coding sequence GTGAAATCTCAAACAATTGCCGCAGTAGAACCACAAACAAAAACAGCATTAATCGCTGAGGGTGGTGGGCAACGAGGGATTTTTACCGCAGGTGTGCTCGATGCATGGTTAGAAAATAATTACGATCCATTCGATTTATTCATTGGCACATCAGCAGGCTCTCAAAATTTAACGAGTTATTTAGCGCGTCAAAAAGGCTATGCGAAACGTTTGATCAGAGGCCTTTCGCGTCATAAACGTTTTTTCCAACTTGGCCGCGGTCTGTTTGGTAAAAGCATTGTCGACCTTGATTGGTATTTTGATAAAACCAAAGAAGTAAATCGCGCTTTAGATTTTAAAACTGCAACACAAAGCCTAGGTAATCGCGAACTGTTGATCACAACCACTAATGCGGCTGACCGTAAACCCTATTACTTGAGCCCAAATGGTGAAGATACGCAATGGTTAGCTCTGTTAAAAGCTTCAAGTGCATTACCATTTTTATATAAAGATGGCGTTAACTTAACACCTTGGCTAACAACTAAGGCAGCAAACGATGCAATTATTCAAAGCTCTAATAGTGATTTAGTGCATGATATGTATTTAGATGGTGGCCTAGCTGCCCCTTTACCTGTGAAAGAAGCCTATAATCGTGGTGCCAGAGATATTGTGGTCATTCGTACTGTTGATGAAAAATTTCAAGTACAATCTGAATGGGTTAATAAGTTAAAATCACTGGTTTGTGTATCAGGTTATTGCCCTAAAACCATTGATTACTTGATTCAACATGAACAAGCTTATCAAGATGAACTCGATTTCATTGCAAACCCGCCAAGTGATGCCCGTATCACACAAATTTTTGCAGGTGACAAACTACGCAGTAAGGTATTAGGTAGCACTGACTATGATCTGCGTTATGATCACAAATTAGGCTTAGCAGCAGGTCGTGCTTTTTTACAGCAGCAACTGCTAAATTAG
- a CDS encoding siderophore-interacting protein, with protein sequence MARKVRRANVLSTTRISPHLQRIVVGSDEFADFPQDAKGAYVKVLLPHAGESKVELDLHAEHPALMRSYTIRDINSVNGAITLDFVVNQHQGVATNWAQNACVGDEVGIAGPGPKKLTDFTQTHYLMLADLTSVNAINGYLQVLPQDATVDVIIHVADKADIIELEQIKAHTQHSVEWLVTDEPETDLLDQVTRLCAGYNTQPMVFMALEANLVKAIRRLVTSSFEIDREHIVASAYWKRGIDADGLKVEKQQQSRA encoded by the coding sequence ATGGCTAGAAAAGTTCGTCGTGCAAACGTATTAAGTACTACACGTATTTCCCCGCATCTACAAAGAATTGTTGTTGGCTCAGACGAGTTTGCTGACTTCCCACAAGATGCAAAAGGTGCGTACGTAAAGGTGCTACTCCCGCATGCCGGTGAATCTAAGGTTGAACTTGATTTACACGCTGAGCACCCTGCATTAATGCGCTCTTACACTATTCGTGATATCAACTCTGTTAACGGTGCAATTACCCTCGACTTTGTGGTTAACCAACATCAAGGCGTGGCAACCAACTGGGCACAAAATGCGTGTGTAGGCGACGAGGTAGGTATTGCAGGCCCTGGCCCTAAAAAACTCACTGATTTTACGCAAACACATTATTTAATGCTGGCAGATTTAACTTCAGTAAATGCAATCAATGGCTACTTACAAGTATTACCACAAGATGCCACTGTCGATGTCATTATTCATGTTGCTGATAAAGCAGACATCATTGAGCTTGAGCAAATTAAAGCACACACCCAACATAGTGTTGAATGGTTAGTTACAGATGAGCCAGAAACAGATCTACTCGACCAAGTAACACGCTTATGCGCAGGTTATAACACGCAACCTATGGTGTTTATGGCGTTAGAAGCAAACTTGGTGAAGGCAATTCGCCGTTTAGTAACAAGCAGTTTTGAAATTGACCGTGAACACATTGTTGCATCAGCTTATTGGAAGCGTGGTATTGATGCCGATGGCCTAAAGGTGGAAAAACAGCAACAAAGCCGTGCCTAA
- a CDS encoding MarR family winged helix-turn-helix transcriptional regulator encodes MPQTSLSSALFTLAQSYRVTVREAINANELGLNALHVRCLHIIAETQHCTANDIVAKTGRDKAQIARLVKELIKLELVSKCADENDKRCLILSFTDQGNALFSRLEVAEQEVDAKLCHGLTDQQVRDFIAIATTMIENINHNTP; translated from the coding sequence ATGCCACAAACCTCTCTTTCTTCTGCTTTATTTACACTGGCACAAAGTTACCGTGTCACTGTGCGCGAAGCCATTAACGCCAACGAGCTTGGTCTTAACGCACTGCATGTACGCTGCTTACATATCATTGCCGAAACACAGCACTGTACCGCCAATGATATTGTTGCCAAAACCGGCCGTGATAAAGCACAAATAGCACGCTTAGTAAAAGAGCTTATAAAGCTTGAACTGGTTTCTAAATGTGCCGACGAAAATGACAAACGCTGTTTAATTTTATCGTTTACTGATCAAGGTAACGCCCTGTTCTCGCGTTTAGAAGTTGCAGAGCAAGAGGTTGATGCCAAACTTTGCCACGGTTTAACTGATCAGCAAGTACGTGATTTTATCGCTATTGCCACAACCATGATCGAAAATATCAATCACAACACCCCGTGA
- a CDS encoding LLM class flavin-dependent oxidoreductase has product MSDLSNTPFSLLELSPMKEHETVSQTLANSVIYAQTADKLGFNRFWMAEHHNMRGIVCAATSVLIGHIAGKTENIRVGAGGVMLPNHPPLVVAEQFGTLESLYPGRIDLGLGRAPGSDPITSRALRRDEQRAEHFNDEVTELQALLGPYKGDSPVRAIPGEDTNVPIWLLGSSLYSAGLAAKKGLPYAFAGHFAPRFVEDAIALYRREFQPSEVLDKPYVMLGLPVVAADTDEQAQFLATTAKQRILALMRGKPLWLKEPVATMEGLWTAQEKMQVESFLGLSVVGGQASVKHKLSMIKQTLQVDEFIFTNDLYELSDRQHALEILASIMH; this is encoded by the coding sequence ATGTCAGACCTTAGCAACACACCTTTTTCATTGCTTGAATTGAGCCCAATGAAAGAGCATGAAACCGTTTCGCAAACACTAGCGAATAGCGTTATCTATGCACAAACAGCCGACAAACTGGGTTTTAATCGGTTTTGGATGGCAGAGCATCATAATATGCGTGGTATCGTTTGTGCCGCAACTTCAGTACTGATAGGTCACATCGCAGGCAAAACCGAGAATATCCGCGTAGGTGCGGGTGGGGTGATGTTACCTAACCACCCACCGCTGGTGGTGGCTGAGCAATTTGGCACTCTTGAGAGTTTATACCCCGGTCGCATTGATTTAGGTTTAGGTCGAGCACCAGGTAGTGACCCAATTACCAGCCGTGCTTTGCGCCGTGACGAACAACGCGCTGAGCACTTCAATGATGAGGTAACTGAGCTGCAAGCTTTACTTGGCCCATATAAAGGTGACTCTCCAGTACGCGCAATCCCAGGTGAAGACACTAATGTACCAATCTGGTTACTGGGCTCAAGCCTTTATAGTGCTGGGCTTGCTGCTAAAAAAGGCCTGCCATATGCATTTGCTGGTCATTTTGCCCCACGCTTTGTTGAAGATGCCATTGCATTGTATCGCAGAGAGTTTCAGCCATCTGAGGTATTAGATAAGCCATACGTCATGCTTGGCTTACCCGTTGTTGCCGCTGACACCGACGAACAAGCACAGTTTTTAGCAACCACAGCAAAACAACGTATTTTAGCACTTATGCGCGGCAAGCCTCTTTGGCTTAAAGAGCCTGTTGCAACAATGGAAGGCTTGTGGACAGCACAAGAAAAAATGCAAGTAGAAAGCTTTTTAGGGCTTTCAGTTGTTGGCGGTCAAGCGAGCGTTAAGCATAAGCTGAGTATGATTAAACAAACGCTACAGGTTGATGAGTTTATTTTTACAAATGACCTGTATGAATTGAGTGACAGACAACATGCGCTGGAAATATTAGCAAGCATCATGCACTAA
- a CDS encoding alanine/glycine:cation symporter family protein, producing MFNSAVSTINGLLWGEGQILIYILLFAGIWFSVRLKAIQLVKFRHMFSLLKSSSSTDKNSISSFQALCTGLSARVGTGNLAGVAVAISLGGSGAIFWMWVIAILGMATGFAESVLGQVYKVRDANGEFRGGPAYYIQQGLGSRALAVCFAFCLFLGYGFTFSAMQTNTITDALNYAFEIPTLYSGIVITILAGSIILGGFKAIARFAERIVPVMGILFVLAAIIITLLNIGKVPAMIEDVLLSAFGLQEAGAGAMGAAIKNGIQRGLYSNEAGAGSVPHASGCASPVPNHPVTQGYIQMLGVFFDTIVLCSCTAVIILLADIDISGEMEGIRLTQSAMTAHMAAGGIYFVAAAICLFAFTSVVANYAYAESNLHLFKLDNKLGRGIYTCLYLSMMIWGASATIKQVWDLADIALGLMTVVNVIAIIRLTPTILSVTKDYHSQREAGQEPSFDSEKVQVQGQTEQGIWRK from the coding sequence ATGTTTAATAGTGCTGTATCGACGATCAATGGTCTTCTTTGGGGAGAAGGCCAAATTCTTATCTATATTCTTCTGTTTGCTGGTATTTGGTTTTCGGTAAGACTAAAAGCAATCCAACTGGTTAAGTTTCGCCATATGTTTAGCCTGCTAAAGTCGAGTAGCAGCACAGATAAAAACTCAATTAGTTCTTTTCAAGCTTTATGTACAGGTCTTTCAGCACGTGTAGGTACTGGTAACCTTGCAGGGGTTGCCGTTGCGATTTCGTTAGGGGGCAGTGGCGCAATATTTTGGATGTGGGTGATTGCTATTTTGGGCATGGCAACAGGCTTTGCCGAAAGCGTACTTGGGCAAGTCTATAAAGTCAGGGATGCCAACGGCGAGTTTAGAGGCGGGCCTGCTTATTATATTCAGCAAGGCTTGGGCAGCAGAGCGCTTGCGGTGTGTTTTGCCTTTTGCTTGTTCCTTGGTTATGGCTTTACGTTTAGTGCCATGCAAACTAATACCATCACCGACGCCCTCAATTACGCATTTGAAATACCAACACTGTATTCAGGTATTGTGATCACAATACTGGCAGGCTCTATTATTTTAGGTGGCTTTAAAGCTATTGCCCGCTTTGCCGAACGAATTGTGCCAGTTATGGGCATTTTATTTGTACTCGCCGCCATCATTATTACTTTATTGAATATCGGTAAAGTGCCTGCGATGATTGAGGATGTTTTACTTTCAGCTTTTGGCTTACAAGAAGCAGGCGCAGGAGCAATGGGCGCCGCAATTAAAAATGGTATTCAGCGAGGGCTTTATTCGAATGAAGCCGGAGCGGGGAGTGTGCCACATGCATCTGGCTGTGCATCACCAGTACCAAATCATCCGGTCACTCAAGGCTACATTCAAATGCTAGGGGTGTTTTTCGACACTATCGTGCTGTGTAGCTGCACGGCGGTGATTATTTTATTGGCTGATATTGATATTAGCGGCGAAATGGAAGGTATACGCTTAACTCAATCTGCTATGACAGCGCATATGGCTGCTGGTGGCATTTATTTTGTAGCGGCTGCAATTTGTTTATTTGCGTTTACTTCTGTGGTTGCAAACTATGCCTACGCAGAAAGTAACCTACATTTATTTAAACTAGATAATAAACTCGGCCGTGGGATTTACACCTGTTTATATTTATCAATGATGATTTGGGGGGCGTCGGCTACCATTAAACAAGTGTGGGATCTTGCAGACATTGCTTTAGGTTTAATGACAGTGGTGAACGTTATCGCTATCATACGCTTAACGCCAACCATCTTATCTGTGACAAAAGACTACCATAGTCAACGTGAAGCAGGGCAAGAACCGAGT